The Thiogranum longum genome includes a region encoding these proteins:
- a CDS encoding tetratricopeptide repeat protein, translating to MRTCPALLTALLLAGCSSVHLPGSSREPTIGSLEAPQLPDAPRQQSDNPRKAAIQHYQAFLDESPENVFVPEAMRRLADLYLADEQDALGEGQAVAGSTSRAAQLYAQLLKRYPDHKRNDTALYQLARAYEQSGETEPAMQALSHYADKYSENDKYDEAQFRRGEYLFVRRQFRDAEAAYQAVLDTGADSDFHQQALYKLGWARFKQNDYESALHAYISLLDEILGAHDSTELPDGLARADQERLDDTLRAVSLSFSYLGDTKSIQGYFSRQGNKPYEPLLYARLAGLHLSKERYSDAADTYRLFAEAHPQHREAPLFQSRVIDVYKKAGFGARVLEEKQAFVERYQPAGNYWQQHNPEDSPDVLNQVQRHLRDVAEHYHAQAQQQKKPAAYTEAGRWYRLFLSAFPASKQAPYMNFLYAELLTSAGSHGEAALQYERTAYNYGEHEKAAESGYAALLAYRKHESALQGRKRTDWHLAGITSALHFATKFPGHKQALPVRTLAAQQLYALKDYQGAIAAALPVTENPRATTALSLSAWTVIAHSRFDLQDYLKAEAAYQEVLARTPNNDEKRNALQEKLAASIYKQGEQARSSGDLAAAAGHFLRIASAVPRSPINVTAQYDAAAAYIALKRWPDAIRILEPWRKANPKHKLQPDVTRKLAVLYRENGQPVLAAGEFERIASTEKDPALRREARLTTASLYQQAGRGDRAIEAYKRFIKEFPQPVEPAMEAQYQLVQLYDKAGQADRKLYWQGQLVKSDRAAGKQRTDRTRYLAAHARLALVAGEQTAYRQVLLKEPLKKSLAKKKKHMKAAIKGYTEAAAYKVAEVSTEATFRIGKIYQDFGAALMTSERPRNLNEEELEQYEILLEEQAYPFEEKAIEIHETNAQRTTDGLYDAWVRKSLAELAELMPVRYAKQEKGEDFVAVLQ from the coding sequence ATGAGAACCTGCCCCGCATTACTGACTGCGCTACTGCTTGCCGGCTGTTCATCCGTTCACCTGCCCGGCTCTTCCAGGGAGCCCACCATCGGTTCTCTCGAAGCGCCACAACTGCCTGACGCACCCCGGCAACAAAGTGATAATCCACGAAAAGCTGCCATACAGCATTACCAGGCTTTCCTGGATGAATCGCCGGAGAACGTATTTGTGCCTGAAGCCATGCGTCGGCTTGCAGACCTGTACCTCGCCGACGAGCAGGACGCGCTGGGGGAAGGGCAGGCTGTCGCCGGCAGCACCTCACGCGCTGCACAGCTCTATGCGCAGCTGCTTAAGCGCTACCCGGACCACAAACGAAACGATACGGCGCTGTATCAGCTGGCACGAGCCTACGAACAGTCAGGTGAAACCGAGCCTGCCATGCAGGCACTGAGCCACTATGCGGACAAGTATTCAGAAAATGACAAGTATGACGAAGCCCAGTTCCGGCGCGGTGAATACCTGTTTGTCCGTCGCCAGTTCCGCGATGCCGAAGCCGCTTACCAGGCCGTCCTCGATACCGGTGCCGACTCTGACTTCCACCAACAGGCGCTCTACAAACTTGGCTGGGCCAGATTCAAGCAAAATGACTATGAATCCGCACTTCATGCCTACATCAGTCTGCTGGATGAAATACTCGGTGCGCATGACAGCACCGAGCTGCCGGATGGACTGGCACGTGCTGACCAGGAGCGCCTTGATGACACACTACGCGCTGTCAGCCTGAGTTTTTCGTACCTTGGTGATACAAAATCCATACAAGGCTATTTCTCGCGCCAGGGTAACAAACCGTATGAGCCACTGCTTTATGCCCGTCTGGCAGGACTTCATCTGTCCAAGGAACGCTACAGTGATGCTGCTGACACATACCGCCTGTTCGCCGAAGCACACCCGCAACATCGTGAAGCTCCTCTGTTCCAGTCGAGGGTCATCGATGTCTATAAAAAGGCCGGCTTTGGTGCCCGCGTCCTGGAAGAGAAACAGGCCTTTGTCGAACGCTATCAACCTGCCGGTAATTACTGGCAGCAGCACAATCCGGAAGATTCACCGGATGTACTTAACCAGGTGCAGCGACACCTGCGCGATGTCGCCGAGCATTACCACGCACAGGCACAACAACAGAAAAAGCCGGCCGCCTATACTGAGGCAGGTCGCTGGTATCGCCTGTTCCTGAGCGCATTCCCGGCCAGCAAGCAGGCACCTTACATGAACTTCCTGTATGCCGAACTGCTGACCAGCGCCGGTTCGCACGGGGAAGCCGCACTGCAATACGAACGTACAGCCTATAACTATGGTGAACATGAGAAAGCGGCTGAATCCGGTTATGCCGCTCTCCTTGCTTACAGAAAACATGAATCTGCATTGCAGGGCAGAAAACGTACCGACTGGCACCTTGCAGGCATCACCAGCGCACTGCACTTCGCCACAAAGTTTCCCGGGCATAAGCAAGCCTTGCCGGTACGCACATTGGCTGCCCAGCAATTGTATGCGCTCAAGGACTACCAGGGCGCTATTGCTGCCGCCTTGCCAGTTACAGAAAATCCACGCGCGACTACTGCCTTGTCATTGTCTGCCTGGACCGTCATTGCCCACAGCCGTTTTGACCTGCAGGACTATCTCAAGGCGGAAGCAGCCTACCAGGAAGTACTTGCCCGCACGCCAAACAATGACGAAAAACGAAATGCGTTACAGGAGAAACTGGCTGCCAGCATCTATAAACAGGGCGAACAGGCCCGTTCAAGTGGCGACCTTGCAGCCGCAGCCGGTCATTTCCTGAGGATCGCATCCGCTGTGCCGCGCTCGCCGATCAACGTAACGGCCCAGTACGATGCCGCCGCCGCTTACATTGCGCTTAAGCGCTGGCCTGATGCCATCCGTATACTGGAGCCCTGGCGCAAGGCCAACCCGAAGCACAAACTGCAGCCAGATGTAACACGCAAGCTTGCTGTACTCTATCGTGAGAACGGACAACCTGTACTCGCTGCTGGTGAGTTTGAACGTATCGCCAGCACCGAGAAAGATCCTGCCCTGCGTCGGGAAGCACGACTCACCACAGCCAGCCTGTACCAGCAGGCGGGGCGTGGCGACAGGGCTATAGAAGCTTACAAACGTTTCATCAAGGAATTCCCGCAGCCCGTAGAGCCGGCCATGGAAGCGCAGTACCAGCTGGTACAGCTGTATGACAAGGCAGGCCAGGCGGACAGGAAACTCTACTGGCAGGGTCAACTGGTCAAATCAGATCGAGCTGCCGGAAAACAGCGCACCGACCGCACACGCTACCTGGCTGCGCACGCCCGACTGGCACTGGTTGCCGGCGAACAGACCGCCTACCGCCAGGTTCTGCTGAAAGAACCCCTCAAGAAAAGCCTGGCAAAGAAAAAGAAGCATATGAAGGCGGCTATCAAGGGTTACACCGAGGCCGCCGCCTACAAGGTAGCCGAAGTATCAACCGAGGCCACTTTCCGAATTGGAAAAATTTACCAGGATTTCGGCGCTGCGTTGATGACTTCGGAACGACCGCGCAATCTGAACGAAGAAGAACTGGAGCAGTATGAAATCCTGCTCGAGGAACAGGCCTATCCATTCGAGGAAAAGGCCATCGAAATCCACGAAACCAATGCCCAGCGCACAACCGACGGACTGTATGACGCGTGGGTACGCAAGAGTCTCGCGGAACTCGCAGAGCTGATGCCGGTGCGCTACGCCAAACAGGAAAAAGGGGAAGATTTTGTTGCCGTACTTCAGTAA
- a CDS encoding MotA/TolQ/ExbB proton channel family protein yields MDIYSSLVQFFQAGGLFMYPIVVVLALGVAIAAERYIYLTTARATNQRVWKKVMPMLMEGNYSQAVAITEKSKAALSRILRYGLDRAGSDVRRDDVEVAMEEGLMETVPRLEKRTHYLATFANIATLLGLLGTIMGLIQAFTAVANANPAEKADMLSASISVAMNTTAFGLMAAIPLLLIYTVLQTKTTELVDSLEMASVKFLNILTERNRASAG; encoded by the coding sequence ATGGATATCTATTCTTCACTCGTACAATTTTTTCAGGCCGGCGGCCTGTTTATGTACCCCATTGTGGTGGTGCTGGCACTGGGCGTGGCCATTGCCGCCGAACGCTATATCTATTTGACGACAGCACGTGCAACCAACCAGCGCGTATGGAAGAAGGTCATGCCAATGCTGATGGAGGGCAACTACAGCCAGGCAGTTGCTATTACCGAAAAATCAAAGGCGGCCCTGAGTCGCATCCTGCGCTACGGGCTGGATCGTGCAGGCAGTGATGTACGCCGTGATGACGTCGAGGTTGCCATGGAAGAAGGCCTGATGGAAACCGTTCCGCGACTGGAGAAACGCACCCACTACCTGGCTACCTTCGCCAACATTGCCACGCTGCTCGGACTGCTGGGTACTATCATGGGCCTGATACAGGCGTTTACCGCTGTGGCCAACGCCAACCCGGCCGAAAAGGCTGACATGCTGTCCGCCAGTATCTCGGTTGCGATGAACACAACAGCTTTCGGACTGATGGCGGCCATCCCACTGTTGCTCATCTACACGGTGCTGCAAACCAAGACGACCGAGCTGGTCGACAGTCTGGAAATGGCCTCGGTCAAGTTCCTGAACATCCTGACTGAACGCAACCGGGCGTCTGCCGGATGA
- a CDS encoding tetratricopeptide repeat protein yields the protein MRTSSSPAEDGKAKQEQKLPRNYDNALVLMKSGNYQAAIPVLNVFIASKPGFAGPYLNLGIAYRLTGQEDAAADALNHALQLNPENPSVWHQLAILYRSQGDFSAALDAYRKALELDPNYALAHRNIGILYDLYLQQPALALEHYRKYLSLTDGEDTTVSGWVMDLERRSGSAQARTTP from the coding sequence GTGCGCACATCCTCATCTCCTGCAGAAGACGGAAAAGCAAAACAGGAACAAAAACTGCCGCGCAACTATGACAATGCGCTGGTATTGATGAAGAGCGGCAACTACCAGGCTGCCATCCCCGTATTGAATGTCTTTATCGCCAGCAAGCCCGGTTTTGCCGGCCCCTACCTGAACCTCGGTATTGCTTACCGGTTAACCGGACAGGAGGACGCAGCTGCCGATGCCCTCAATCATGCGCTGCAACTCAACCCCGAAAACCCTTCCGTCTGGCACCAGCTGGCTATTTTGTACCGCAGCCAGGGTGACTTCAGTGCCGCACTCGATGCCTACCGAAAAGCCCTGGAACTGGATCCGAACTATGCCCTCGCACACCGCAATATCGGCATCCTGTATGACCTGTATCTGCAACAGCCTGCGCTGGCGCTTGAGCATTACCGGAAATACCTTTCCCTGACGGATGGGGAAGACACCACTGTCAGCGGCTGGGTTATGGACCTGGAGCGCCGCAGCGGTAGCGCACAGGCGAGGACCACACCATGA